The DNA window CGCCACGAAGCCTGGCCTCACGGAGGACGACGAAGAAGCCGAGCTACCCGAGGGTGCGCCCGAGGAAGTGAACGGCGAGACCTACGGTCCCTACAAGGTGCTGAGCGAGCGCGAGGTCCGGTCAGCGTTCCACAATCGCTCGGCCATCGTGCGCCCCGGACTGATCTACGGTCCGCACGACGCGACCGATCGCTCCGGCTACTGGCCGCTGCGCATCGCCGAAGGCGGAGACGTACTGGCCCCGGGGCCAGCGGATCGCCCCGTGCAGCTGATCGACGTGCGCGATCTGGCCGAGTGGCTGGTGCAGCTCGCCGATCGCGGCACGAGCGGCGTGTTCAACGCGACCGGGCCGGAAACGCCATTGACGATGGGCGCCTATCTCGACACCTGTCGAGAAGTGGCCAACACTCACGTGCACTTCGTTTGGATTGACGAGGCATTCCTGCTCGAGCAGAAGGTCGGCCCGTTCAGCGAGCTGCCGCTGTGGGTGCCGGTGCAGTTCCACGCCTTCGAGACCGTGAACGTGTCGCGCGCGATCGCCGCCGGGCTCAAGTACCGGCGGCTGAAGGACACGATCCAGGACACGCTGGCTTGGGCACGAGCCGAGGGGCAAAGGACCGTGGATCCGAAGAAGCTCGGCGTGAAGATCCCGCCAGCCCTACCTCGCAAGCGCGAGGCGGAAGTGCTGGCGGCCTGGAGACAACGGGCCGTCGTGTAGGTCAGCCATCCCGTAGCGATTCCCCGAGGGTGCTAAACAATCTCTTGACCCCGGCGGCGGACGAAGCCTAGCCTCGGCCTGTCTCGGACTGTTGACCGTGGCTGAGGGTCCTATGGCCGATTGCCATGACCGGGCGATAGGCTGTTTTTC is part of the Candidatus Eisenbacteria bacterium genome and encodes:
- a CDS encoding NAD-dependent epimerase/dehydratase family protein: MKLLILGGTLYLGRHIVEAALARDHEVTLFNRGRTNPHLFPKVERLVGDRDGDLKALERRKWDAVIDPSGYLPRVVRAGCELLRDAVQHYTFISSINAYADATKPGLTEDDEEAELPEGAPEEVNGETYGPYKVLSEREVRSAFHNRSAIVRPGLIYGPHDATDRSGYWPLRIAEGGDVLAPGPADRPVQLIDVRDLAEWLVQLADRGTSGVFNATGPETPLTMGAYLDTCREVANTHVHFVWIDEAFLLEQKVGPFSELPLWVPVQFHAFETVNVSRAIAAGLKYRRLKDTIQDTLAWARAEGQRTVDPKKLGVKIPPALPRKREAEVLAAWRQRAVV